In one Alnus glutinosa chromosome 12, dhAlnGlut1.1, whole genome shotgun sequence genomic region, the following are encoded:
- the LOC133851741 gene encoding uncharacterized protein LOC133851741 encodes MKQIKEETGIGGAKTTQASPPPPPPPLPLPRFWIKKTITESVTNQEIARFWRQKRIDEEDHLLAAIKAAARMRARNLSEEDYKRFEESLKDEDEYAKENHTTAATNDSKKDEKNNEIRVGIKDWWTKSKYAYLNQPAIESLDPPKRKTSSYIPNCLSYKPTPLYPTTLGVF; translated from the exons ATGAAGCAAATAAAGGAGGAAACTGGAATTGGTGGTGCAAAAACAACTCAGGCGAGTCCGccgcctcctcctccaccacTGCCACTTCCAAGGTTCTGGATTAAGAAGACCATTACAGAAAGTGTGACAAACCAAGAGATTGCCAGATTCTGGAGGCAGAAGCGCATTGATGAAGAGGATCACCTCCTTGCTGCTATCAAGGCTGCAGCTCGTATGAGAGCCCGCAATCTTTCA GAGGAAGACTACAAGCGCTTTGAAGAGTCCTTGAAGGATGAGGACGAATATGCTAAGGAGAACCACACCACGGCTGCTACCAATGACAGCAAGAAGGATGAAAAGAACAATGAAATTCGTGTGGGAATAAAGGACTG GTGGACAAAAAGCAAGTATGCCTACTTAAACCAACCAGCCATCGAGTCCCTGGATCCTCCCAAAAGAAAAACCTCCTCTTACATCCCCAATTGTTTGTCTTATAAGCCAACTCCCCTATATCCTACCACTCTTGGCGTGTTTTAA
- the LOC133851742 gene encoding uncharacterized protein LOC133851742 — MASIYCCKECQTDLNLSTAHLFPPEFYFEAGNKGTLSFSWVDSSKFRFEKEDKIKPFFETVNYWGIQRKRTKIKCSSCGCLVGYVYDDGPPLTNSTGQFHMGPSQVIPRAPRYRFKTKALQIASQT; from the coding sequence ATGGCCTCTATCTACTGCTGTAAGGAGTGCCAGACCGACCTCAATCTCAGTACGGCCCATCTCTTCCCACCGGAGTTCTACTTCGAGGCTGGGAACAAGGGCACGCTTTCCTTCTCGTGGGTCGACTCCTCCAAGTTCCGGTTCGAGAAGGAGGACAAGATCAAGCCCTTCTTCGAGACCGTCAACTACTGGGGGATCCAGAGGAAGAGGACCAAGATCAAGTGCAGCAGCTGTGGGTGTCTTGTTGGGTACGTTTACGACGATGGTCCTCCTCTCACGAACAGTACCGGCCAGTTCCACATGGGTCCCAGCCAAGTTATTCCTCGAGCTCCGAGGTATCGGTTCAAGACCAAGGCGCTTCAGATCGCATCGCAAACCTGA
- the LOC133851426 gene encoding DNA-directed RNA polymerase II subunit RPB1: MDIRFPYSPAEVAKVRMVQFGILSPDEIRQMSVVQIEHSETMERGKPKMGGLSDSRLGTIDRKMKCDTCTANMAECPGHFGHLELAKPMFHIGFLKTVLSIMRCVCFNCSKILADEEDQKFKQAMKIKNPKNRLKKILDACKNKTKCEGGDELEVHGQDSEEPVKKSRGGCGAQQPKLTIEGMKMIAEYKAQRKKNDDQEQLPEPAERKQTLTAERVLSVLKRISDEDCQLLGLNPKYARPDWMILQVLPIPPPPVRPSVMMDTSSRSEDDLTHQLAMIIRHNENLRKQERNGAPAHIISEFAQLLQFHVATYFDNDLPGQPRATQRSGRPIKSICSRLKAKEGRIRGNLMGKRVDFSARTVITPDPNINIDELGVPWSIALNLTYPETVTPYNIERLKELVEYGPHPPPGKTGAKYIIRNDGQRLDLRYLKKSSDHHLELGYKVERHLNDGDFVLFNRQPSLHKMSIMGHRIKIMPYSTFRLNLSVTSPYNADFDGDEMNMHVPQSFETRAEVLELMMVPKCIVSPQANRPVMGIVQDTLLGCRKITKRDTLISKDVFMNILMWWEDFDGKIPAPAILKPGPYWTGKQVFNLIIPKQINLTRTSAWHSESETGFITPGDTQVRIERGELLAGTLCKKTLGTSSGSLIHVIWEEVGPDAARKFLGHVQWLVNYWLLQNGFSIGIGDTIADAATMETINETISKAKNEVKDLIRKAQARELEPEPGRTMMESFENKVNQTLNRARDDAGSSAQKSLSESNNLKAMVTAGSKGSFINISQMTACVGQQNVEGKRIPYGFIDRTLPHFTKDDYGPESRGFVENSYLRGLTPQEFFFHAMGGREGLIDTAVKTSETGYIQRRLVKAMEDIMVKYDGTVRNSLGDVIQFLYGEDGMDAVWIESQRLDSLKMKKSEFDRVFSYEFDDEHWNPDYMMQEHIEDLKTIREFRNVFDAEVQKLEADRYQLGTEIATTGDNSWPLPVNLKRLIWNAQKIFKIDPRRHSDMHPMEIVEAVDKLQERLKVVPGDDLLSVEAQKNATLFFSILLRSTFASKRVLEEYKLTREAFEWVIGEIESRFLQSLVAPGEMIGCVAAQSIGEPATQMTLNTFHYAGVSAKNVTLGVPRLREIINVAKRIKTPSLSVYLKPEVGKTKERAKNVQCALEYTTLRSVTQATEVWYDPDPMSTIIEEDVDFVRSYYEMPDEEVAPEKISPWLLRIELNREMMVDKKLSMADIAEKINLEFDDDLTCIFNDDNAEKLILRIRIMNDEAPKGELQDESAEDDVFLKKIESNMLTEMALRGIPDINKVFIKQCKINKFDENEGFKPEQEWMLDTEGVNLLAVICHEDVDARRTTSNHLIEVIEVLGIEAVRRSLLDELRVVISFDGSYVNYRHLAILCDTMTYRGHLMAITRHGINRNDTGPMMRCSFEETVDILLDAAVYAETDHLRGVTENIMLGQLAPIGTGDCALYLNDEMLKNAIELQLPSYMDGLDFGMTPSRSPVSGTPYHEGLMSPNYLLSPNLRLSPITDAQFSPYVGGMAFSPTSSPGYSPSSPGYSPSSPGYSPTSPGYSPTSPGYSPTSPGYSPTSPTYSPSSPGYSPTSPAYSPTSPSYSPTSPSYSPTSPSYSPTSPSYSPTSPTYSPTSPSYSPTSPAYSPTSPAYSPTSPAYSPTSPSYSPTSPSYSPTSPSYSPTSPSYSPTSPSYSPTSPAYSPTSPGYSPTSPSYSPTSPSYNPQSAKYSPSLAYSPSSPRLSPSSPYSPTSPNYSPTSPSYSPTSPSYSPSSPTYSPSSPYNSGVSPDSPSSPTYSPSAGYSPSQPGYSPSSTSQYTPQTSDKDDKSTR; this comes from the exons ATGGATATTCGATTCCCTTACTCTCCAGCGGAGGTCGCCAAAGTCCGCATGGTTCAGTTCGGCATACTCAGCCCCGACGAGATC AGGCAAATGTCCGTGGTGCAGATTGAGCACAGCGAGACGATGGAGAGGGGGAAGCCGAAGATGGGCGGTCTAAGCGACTCTCGGCTTGGCACCATTGATAGGAAGATGAAGTGCGATACTTGCACAGCGAACATGGCCGAGTGCCCGGGCCACTTTGGGCACCTCGAGCTCGCCAAGCCCATGTTTCATATCGGATTTTTGAAGACTGTGCTCAGTATCATGCGCTGTGTTTGCTTTAATTGCTCTAAGATTCTGGCCGACGAG GAAGACCAAAAGTTTAAGCAAGCAATGAAAATAAAGAATCccaaaaatagattaaaaaagaTTTTGGATGCCtgcaagaacaaaaccaaatgtGAAGGTGGTGATGAACTTGAGGTTCATGGTCAAGATTCTGAAGAACCAGTCAAAAAGAGTCGTGGTGGCTGTGGTGCTCAGCAGCCAAAGCTCACTATCGAAGGCATGAAAATGATTGCAGAGTACAAGGcacaaaggaagaaaaatgatGATCAAGAACAGCTTCCTGAACCTGCggaaagaaaacaaacactTACCGCAGAAAGG GTTCTTAGTGTTCTGAAGAGAATAAGTGATGAAGACTGCCAACTGTTGGGCTTGAACCCTAAGTATGCTCGTCCAGACTGGATGATTCTACAAGTACTTCCAATTCCTCCACCTCCTGTTAGACCCTCTGTGATGATGGATACCTCCTCCAGGAGCGAG GATGATTTGACTCATCAGTTGGCGATGATAATACGGCACAATGAGAATCTGAGGAAACAAGAGAGGAATGGGGCACCTGCACATATCATTTCGGAGTTTGCACAGTTGTTGCAATTCCATGTAGCCACATATTTTGACAATGATTTACCTGGACAGCCGAGG GCTACCCAAAGATCAGGAAGACCCATTAAATCTATATGTAGTAGGCTTAAGGCAAAGGAAGGTCGGATTAGAGGTAATCTGATGGGGAAACGTGTGGATTTTTCAGCACGAACTGTTATTACTCCAGATCCAAACATTAATATAGATGAATTGGGCGTACCGTGGAGTATTGCTTTAAATCTCACATATCCAGAGACTGTTACTCCGTATAACATAGAAAG GTTGAAGGAGCTTGTTGAATATGGGCCCCATCCTCCACCTGGTAAAACTGGTGCCAAGTATATCATAAGGAATGATGGACAAAGACTAGATCTCCGTTACTTGAAGAAAAGTAGTGATCACCATCTGGAGCTTGGATACAAG GTGGAGCGGCATTTGAATGATGGAGACTTTGTACTCTTTAATCGGCAACCTAGTCTGCATAAGATGTCTATTATGGGGCACAGAATCAAGATTATGCCATACTCAACTTTCCGTCTGAATTTATCTGTTACCTCTCCATATAATGCTGATTTTGATGGCGATGAAATGAATATGCATGTTCCTCAGTCGTTTGAAACTAGAGCAGAGGTGTTGGAGCTAATGATGGTGCCTAAATGCATTGTGTCCCCTCAAGCAAATCGTCCTGTTATGGGAATAGTCCAGGATACGCTTTTAGGTTGCCGTAAAATCACCAAGAGGGACACACTTATATCGAAG GATGTTTTCATGAACATCTTGATGTGGTGGGAGGATTTTGATGGGAAAATTCCTGCTCCGGCAATTTTGAAGCCAGGGCCTTATTGGACTGGAAAACAAGTTTTCAATCTTATTATACCAAAACAGATAAATCTCACACGAACTTCTGCCTGGCACTCGGAGTCAGAAACTGGATTCATAACTCCAGGGGACACTCAAGTGAGAATAGAAAGGGGGGAGCTACTTGCTGGAACTCTTTGCAAGAAGACACTTGGGACATCTTCAGGAAGTCTTATACATGTTATTTG GGAAGAGGTTGGTCCAGATGCGGCTCGCAAGTTTCTGGGTCATGTGCAGTGGCTGGTTAATTACTGGCTTTTGCAGAATGGTTTTAGCATTGGGATTGGAGATACAATTGCCGATGCAGCAACAATGGAAACAATTAATGAGACTATTTCTAAAGCGAAAAATGAAGTGAAAGACCTTATCAGAAAAGCCCAAGCAAGGGAGCTAGAACCTGAACCTGGACGTACTATGATGGAGTCATTTGAAAACAAAGTGAACCAG ACGTTGAATAGGGCACGTGATGATGCCGGAAGTAGTGCCCAGAAGAGTTTATCTGAGAGTAACAATCTCAAGGCTATGGTTACTGCAGGATCCAAAGGTAGTTTCATCAACATATCGCAGATGACTGCTTGTGTGGGGCAGCAGAATGTTGAGGGTAAGCGAATCCCATATGGGTTCATAGACAGGACTTTGCCCCATTTTACCAAAGATGATTATGGACCAGAAAGTCGTGGATTTGTGGAGAACTCATATCTACGTGGACTGACCCCACAAGAGTTCTTTTTTCATGCCATGGGTGGTAGGGAAGGTCTTATTGATACTGCAGTGAAGACTTCTGAAACGGGGTACATCCAAAGGCGACTTGTGAAGGCTATGGAAGATATTATGGTCAAATATGATGGGACTGTACGCAATTCTTTGGGTGATGTTATCCAATTTCTATATGGGGAAGACGGTATGGATGCTGTCTGGATAGAATCACAGAGGCTGGAttctttgaaaatgaaaaaatcagAATTTGATAGGGTTTTCAGTTATGAGTTTGATGATGAACACTGGAACCCTGATTACATGATGCAAGAACACATTGAAGACTTGAAAACCATCAGAGAGTTTCGCAACGTGTTTGATGCTGAAGTTCAAAAGCTTGAAGCTGACAGGTACCAACTGGGAACAGAGATTGCCACGACGGGTGATAATTCCTGGCCATTACCTGTCAACCTTAAGAGGCTCATATGGAATGCGCAAAAGATCTTTAAGATTGACCCTCGAAGGCATTCTGATATGCATCCAATGGAAATTGTGGAAGCTGTTGATAAGCTCCAGGAGAGGCTGAAGGTTGTACCGGGTGACGATTTGTTGAGTGTTGAAGCTCAGAAGAATGCTACCCTCTTCTTTAGTATTTTGCTTCGTAGCACTTTTGCCAGTAAGAGGGTATTGGAGGAGTACAAGCTTACTCGTGAAGCATTTGAGTGGGTTATTGGTGAAATAGAATCGCGCTTCCTGCAGTCACTTGTAGCACCGGGGGAAATGATCGGTTGTGTTGCCGCTCAGTCTATCGGTGAGCCTGCAACACAGATGACCCTAAATACCTTTCACTATGCCGGTGTCAGTGCAAAGAATGTCACCCTTGGTGTTCCCAGGTTGAGGGAAATCATTAATGTAGCTAAGAGGATCAAAACACCTTCTCTCTCTGTGTACCTGAAGCCTGAAGTTGGTAAAACTAAGGAGAGGGCAAAGAATGTTCAGTGTGCTTTGGAATACACTACTCTTCGGAGTGTAACTCAAGCTACAGAGGTATGGTATGATCCGGATCCCATGAGCACAATAATTGAAGAGGATGTTGATTTTGTCAGATCCTATTATGAAATGCCAGATGAAGAGGTTGCGCCTGAAAAAATCTCTCCTTGGTTGCTTCGCATAGAGTTGAATCGAGAAATGATGGTGGACAAGAAGTTAAGCATGGCTGACATTGCTGAGAAGATCAACCTTGAATTTGATGATGATTTGACTTGTATTTTCAATGACGACAATGCTGAAAAACTGATCCTTCGAATCCGTATCATGAATGATGAAGCTCCGAAGGGGGAACTGCAGGATGAATCTGCTGAAGATGACGTTTTCCTGAAGAAGATCGAGAGTAACATGTTGACAGAAATGGCTCTTCGAGGTATCCCAGATATCAACAAGGTGTTCATCAAACAATGTAAGATAAACAAGTTTGATGAGAATGAAGGATTTAAGCCAGAACAAGAGTGGATGTTGGATACAGAAGGTGTCAATCTATTGGCTGTTATTTGTCATGAAGACGTAGATGCAAGGAGGACCACAAGCAATCACTTAATTGAAGTAATTGAAGTTCTTGGAATTGAGGCAGTTCGTCGGTCCCTGCTGGATGAGTTGCGGGTTGTCATATCTTTTGATGGATCTTATGTGAATTACCGCCATCTAGCTATCCTGTGCGATACCATGACCTATCGTGGTCATTTAATGGCCATCACCCGTCATGGCATCAATCGAAATGATACTGGGCCGATGATGAGATGCTCGTTTGAAGAAACAGTGGACATTCTTCTTGATGCTGCAGTATATGCTGAAACAGATCACTTGAGGGGCGTTACCGAAAACATAATGTTAGGTCAGCTTGCACCAATTGGCACAGGAGACTGTGCCTTGTATCTCAATGATGAGATGTTGAAGAATGCTATTGAACTCCAACTGCCTAGTTATATGGATGGTCTGGATTTTGGCATGACACCTTCCCGATCTCCAGTTTCAGGAACTCCATATCATGAGGGCTTGATGTCCCCAAATTATTTGCTGAGCCCAAATCTCCGGCTGTCACCCATTACAGATGCTCAGTTTTCTCCTTATGTCGGTGGAATGGCTTTTTCTCCTACGTCATCACCGGGCTACAGTCCATCATCTCCGGGCTACAGTCCGTCATCCCCGGGGTACAGCCCCACCTCCCCGGGGTACAGCCCCACCTCCCCGGGATACAGTCCCACCTCCCCTGGTTATAGCCCAACATCCCCAACATATAGCCCTAGTTCTCCTGGCTATAGCCCAACCAGTCCTGCCTATTCTCCTACGAGTCCATCTTACTCGCCTACCTCTCCCAGCTACAGCCCAACCTCTCCCAGCTACAGTCCAACCTCTCCCAGCTACAGCCCAACCTCTCCTACTTACAGCCCTACCTCTCCCAGTTACAGCCCCACTTCGCCGGCATACAGCCCCACTTCGCCGGCATACAGCCCCACTTCACCGGCATACAGCCCCACTTCCCCATCTTACAGTCCCACGTCGCCTTCGTACAGTCCCACATCTCCTTCATACAGCCCAACCTCACCCTCGTACAGCCCCACATCTCCCTCGTACAGCCCTACCTCACCAGCCTATAGCCCCACGTCTCCAGGGTATAGTCCAACCTCACCTAGTTATAGTCCGACATCTCCATCCTACAATCCACAGTCAGCAAAGTACAGCCCTTCACTGGCGTACTCCCCATCGAGTCCAAGATTGTCACCATCGAGTCCATATAGTCCTACATCTCCTAATTATAG TCCAACGTCACCATCATATTCACCGACATCCCCATCTTATTCTCCATCTAGCCCAACATACAGCCCCAGTAG TCCATACAATTCTGGAGTGAGCCCTGACAGTCCAAGTTCTCCAACGTACAG CCCAAGTGCAGGGTACTCACCAAGCCAACCTGGGTACTCTCCATCATCTACCAGCCAGTATACTCCACAAACGAGTGACAAAGATGACAAGAGCACTCGTTAA